A section of the Leminorella richardii genome encodes:
- the pdxH gene encoding pyridoxamine 5'-phosphate oxidase produces the protein MPTSHDIADLRREYALSGLRRKDLPEDPLSLFELWLKQACEAQLSDPTAMCVATVDAHGRPSQRIVLLKHYDEKGFVFYTNLGSRKAREITQNNQVSLLFPWHMFERQVIVSGKAERLSPTEVVKYFHSRPKESQIAAWVSEQSSRISARSVLEGKFLELKQKFLQGEVPLPSFWGGFRVSIEEIEFWQGRINRLHDRFLYQRTQTHWNIDRLAP, from the coding sequence ATGCCTACTTCACACGATATCGCCGATTTGCGTCGAGAATATGCGCTGAGCGGCTTACGCAGAAAGGATCTGCCTGAAGATCCGCTTTCCCTTTTTGAACTTTGGCTTAAGCAGGCCTGTGAGGCACAGCTCTCCGATCCTACGGCTATGTGCGTCGCGACGGTAGACGCCCATGGGCGACCTTCCCAGCGCATCGTCTTGCTTAAGCACTACGATGAGAAGGGATTTGTTTTCTATACCAACTTGGGCAGCCGAAAGGCGAGAGAAATTACTCAAAATAATCAGGTAAGTCTCTTATTCCCATGGCATATGTTTGAACGGCAGGTCATTGTCTCCGGCAAAGCAGAGCGACTGTCACCAACCGAAGTTGTGAAATACTTCCATTCGCGCCCCAAAGAGAGCCAGATTGCCGCTTGGGTATCTGAGCAGTCATCCCGCATTTCTGCTCGCAGCGTGCTGGAAGGCAAGTTTCTTGAGCTTAAGCAGAAGTTTTTGCAGGGTGAAGTACCGCTGCCCAGCTTCTGGGGCGGATTTCGCGTCAGTATTGAAGAAATTGAATTTTGGCAGGGGCGAATAAACCGGCTTCACGACCGCTTTTTATATCAAAGGACGCAAACGCATTGGAATATCGACCGTTTAGCGCCTTAA
- the slyA gene encoding transcriptional regulator SlyA encodes MNPKNDYTLGADIARLVRSWRSIIDLQLKPIGLTQTHWVTLYYLNGLPPNQSQIQLAKAIGIEQPSLVRTLDQLEGMGYVKREPCPCDRRAKQINLTEQAKPILEQVNTVVDGVRKGIERDIPASELALFAEIIRKFEKNIADMSNS; translated from the coding sequence ATGAATCCGAAGAATGATTATACCTTGGGGGCCGATATTGCGCGTTTAGTTCGCAGCTGGCGCAGCATTATTGACCTTCAGCTTAAGCCAATAGGACTGACTCAAACGCATTGGGTAACGCTTTATTATTTAAATGGGTTGCCGCCAAATCAGTCACAAATTCAGTTGGCAAAAGCGATTGGTATTGAGCAACCGTCACTGGTCCGTACACTGGATCAGCTGGAAGGCATGGGCTATGTAAAAAGAGAGCCGTGCCCTTGTGACCGTCGCGCTAAGCAGATAAATCTGACAGAGCAGGCCAAGCCGATTTTGGAACAGGTCAATACTGTTGTGGACGGAGTACGCAAGGGCATTGAGCGAGATATTCCCGCTAGTGAACTGGCGCTGTTTGCCGAAATTATCCGAAAATTTGAGAAAAACATCGCTGATATGTCAAACAGCTAA
- the sodC gene encoding superoxide dismutase family protein — translation MKRYLTALAALVACAGVQAATVDVPVNSVSPEGVGQSVGHITITETEYGLLFTPSLASLPTGVHGFHVHEKGSCDAGMKDGKSVAALAAGGHFDPEKTGKHMGPFDATGHLGDLPALFVDSEGKATYPVLAPRLKSIEQIKGLALMVHAGGDNHSDHPQALGGGGARAACGVIK, via the coding sequence ATGAAACGTTATTTAACCGCTTTAGCTGCACTTGTAGCCTGCGCTGGCGTTCAGGCCGCCACAGTAGATGTTCCTGTGAATAGTGTTTCCCCTGAGGGAGTCGGGCAATCTGTTGGTCACATTACAATTACGGAAACGGAATATGGCTTGCTATTTACGCCAAGCCTGGCGTCCTTACCTACGGGCGTACACGGATTCCACGTTCATGAAAAAGGCAGCTGCGATGCTGGAATGAAAGACGGCAAATCGGTAGCTGCGCTAGCCGCTGGTGGCCATTTCGATCCAGAAAAAACCGGTAAGCACATGGGGCCGTTTGATGCGACAGGCCACTTGGGGGATTTACCTGCCCTGTTTGTCGATAGCGAAGGTAAAGCAACCTATCCAGTACTGGCTCCTCGCTTGAAGTCCATTGAGCAAATCAAGGGGCTTGCGCTGATGGTTCACGCCGGTGGTGACAACCATAGCGATCACCCTCAGGCTCTTGGCGGCGGTGGTGCTAGGGCTGCATGTGGAGTGATAAAGTAA
- a CDS encoding DUF1289 domain-containing protein, translating into MPQQLEFFTIPSPCRGICQSDSRGYCLGCLRSREERFRWTSMADDEKRNVLRLCRQRNALKNRRAPEKDDNPQNQPSLF; encoded by the coding sequence ATGCCACAACAGTTAGAGTTTTTTACAATTCCCTCTCCATGTCGTGGGATCTGTCAGTCAGACAGTCGAGGGTATTGTTTGGGCTGTCTTAGAAGTAGAGAAGAGCGATTTCGATGGACAAGTATGGCCGATGATGAAAAAAGAAATGTTCTACGTTTGTGTAGGCAAAGAAACGCTTTAAAAAACAGAAGAGCGCCAGAAAAAGACGATAACCCACAAAATCAGCCTTCTCTTTTCTAA
- the anmK gene encoding anhydro-N-acetylmuramic acid kinase yields MRAGDYIGIMSGTSLDGVDVALVSISDGAVIQKASYFHPMPDDIRQNVLSVCQGQDVTLSHLGRLDLRLGILFADAALGLMCQQGISPKEIVAIGCHGQTVWHEPEGELPFTMQLGDNNRIAAMTGVVTVGDFRRKDMAYGGQGAPLVPAFHQAVLANEKERRFILNIGGIANLSLLIPGRPVSGFDTGPGNMLLDAWIQEQKGLSFDKDARWAKEGQVNQVLLAKLMSDRYFQLPPPKSTGRERFNLQWLHEQISAFPSLMPQDIQATLVEFTVQTIAEQVVAAGACHRLLVCGGGARNPLIMERLATLLPESIIDTTDSYGISGDDMEAIAFAWLAARTLSGEPGNLPEVTGASQQTVLGAVYTP; encoded by the coding sequence ATGAGAGCGGGTGACTATATCGGGATTATGTCAGGAACCAGTCTTGACGGTGTTGACGTCGCGCTAGTGTCAATTTCTGATGGGGCTGTGATTCAAAAAGCCAGCTATTTCCATCCTATGCCTGATGACATACGACAAAACGTTTTGTCTGTCTGTCAGGGGCAAGACGTCACGCTTTCTCACTTAGGACGCTTAGACTTACGTCTGGGCATTTTGTTTGCTGATGCCGCATTAGGGCTGATGTGCCAGCAGGGTATTTCACCAAAAGAGATCGTCGCTATAGGCTGCCATGGTCAAACTGTCTGGCATGAGCCAGAAGGTGAACTACCGTTCACCATGCAGTTGGGTGACAATAACCGCATTGCCGCGATGACTGGTGTTGTCACCGTGGGTGACTTTCGACGTAAAGACATGGCATATGGTGGGCAAGGGGCTCCTCTGGTGCCCGCGTTTCATCAGGCCGTGCTGGCGAATGAAAAAGAACGGCGATTTATTTTGAATATTGGCGGGATCGCTAACCTGTCTTTACTCATTCCCGGCAGACCGGTAAGCGGTTTTGACACAGGCCCTGGTAACATGCTGCTGGACGCCTGGATTCAGGAACAGAAAGGGCTGTCGTTTGATAAAGATGCCCGCTGGGCTAAAGAAGGGCAAGTTAATCAGGTGCTGTTGGCCAAACTGATGTCCGATCGTTATTTTCAACTTCCCCCTCCGAAAAGTACTGGCAGAGAGCGCTTTAACCTTCAGTGGCTACATGAGCAGATTTCGGCTTTCCCTTCTCTAATGCCTCAGGATATACAGGCAACGCTGGTGGAGTTTACCGTACAAACGATTGCTGAGCAGGTAGTTGCCGCAGGAGCATGTCATCGGCTATTGGTTTGCGGAGGCGGGGCGCGTAATCCATTAATTATGGAACGCTTGGCAACGCTTTTGCCAGAATCGATAATTGATACAACAGACAGCTATGGCATCAGCGGCGATGATATGGAGGCGATTGCATTTGCCTGGCTGGCTGCGAGAACGCTGTCAGGTGAACCGGGAAATCTTCCTGAAGTTACGGGCGCTTCCCAACAAACTGTTTTAGGTGCCGTTTACACCCCGTGA
- a CDS encoding MliC family protein yields the protein MNRRIMMVMAAAALMAGCSASSTNQDNAEQTLEYQCETKTLSVALNNGGDSVVLMMDGQARHLVQVISASGAKYSDGEYTFWSKGDGAIVMRGEEIQLRECSLIK from the coding sequence ATGAATAGAAGAATTATGATGGTGATGGCAGCGGCTGCGCTGATGGCCGGATGCAGTGCTTCATCAACAAATCAGGACAATGCAGAGCAAACGCTGGAATACCAGTGTGAAACCAAGACGCTGTCAGTTGCTTTGAACAACGGTGGTGATTCTGTTGTGCTGATGATGGATGGACAAGCTCGTCACCTAGTACAGGTCATTTCAGCTTCGGGCGCCAAATATAGCGATGGAGAATACACCTTTTGGTCTAAAGGGGATGGCGCTATTGTGATGCGTGGAGAAGAGATCCAGCTGAGAGAGTGCAGTTTGATTAAGTAA